The following are encoded together in the Monodelphis domestica isolate mMonDom1 chromosome 5, mMonDom1.pri, whole genome shotgun sequence genome:
- the LOC130454787 gene encoding olfactory receptor 6C2-like: protein MQNHTRITIFILRGLTDDPQLQVFLFVFMCLTYILSITGNLTIITLTLVDPHLKTPMYFFLRNFSFLELLFTTACIPRYLYNISTGDNSVTYNACITQIFFTTFLASTEFFLLTVMSYDRYVAICKPLHYTTIMNSKVYNFLLLSCWVSGLIVILPPLSICLQLEFCDSNVIDHFGCDPSPLLKISCSDTSFLDRMILIFTALLLIITLVLVVLSYGHIIHTILRFPSVQQRKKAFSTCSSHMIVVSMTYGTCIFIYIKPPGEEHLALNKIVSVLVTSVAPVMNPFIYALKNKQVIQAFKNLVKKITHISKI, encoded by the coding sequence ATGCAAAACCATACAAGGATAACAATATTTATACTTCGGGGATTGACAGATGATCCACAGTTGcaagtatttctttttgtctttatgtgTCTTACTTACATTCTGAGTATAACTGGGAATTTGACCATCATCACCCTCACCTTGGTGGATCCCCACCTTAAAACTCCCATGTATTTTTTCCTCCGAaatttttccttcttagaattattATTCACAACTGCCTGTATTCCCagatatctatataatatatcaaCTGGTGACAATAGTGTGACCtataatgcatgtataacacAAATATTTTTTACCACATTCTTGGCTTCAACAGAATTTTTCCTTTTGACTGTCATGTCATATGATCGCTATGTGGCCATCTGCAAACCTCTGCATTACACAACCATCATGAACAGCAAAGTCTATAACTTCCTCCTCCTGAGTTGTTGGGTGAGTGGGCTGATAGTTATTCTCCCACCACTTAGTATCTGTCTTCAACTGGAATTCTGTGACTCCAATGTCATTGATCATTTTGGCTGTGACCCATCACCACTCCTGAAGATCTCGTGCTCTGATACAAGTTTCTTAGATAGAATGATTTTAATCTTTACTGCATTGTTACTAATCATCACCTTAGTGTTAGTGGTTCTATCTTATGGACACATTATCCACACTATTCTGAGATTCCCCTCTGTCCAGCAAAGGAAGAAGGCCTTTTCCACTTGTTCCTCTCATATGATTGTTGTCTCCATGACTTATGGCACCTGTATCTTCATCTACATCAAGCCTCCTGGAGAGGAACATCTTGCTTTGAACAAGATTGTGTCAGTACTTGTGACCTCAGTTGCCCCTGTGATGAAC